A window from Sebastes fasciatus isolate fSebFas1 chromosome 22, fSebFas1.pri, whole genome shotgun sequence encodes these proteins:
- the LOC141761256 gene encoding high affinity immunoglobulin gamma Fc receptor I-like, translated as MEVTALCFRLMMLVFFLPSAHVQNRDAAFRIVPIRLQFFEYESVHFHCEGLDGSTQLRGIRNAEEFISACNERTLVLSGTILRAYPADAGEYWCETEGGERSDGVNITVTAGSVILESPVLPVTEGNDVTLSCRNKTTSSNLTADFYKDGLLIRSSSTGEMTIHSVSWSDEGLYKCDISGAGGSPESRLALHRETCPSSDHFIHVVLVLRTVSTIVMVALLLLLVGLLHCGKLRVKQK; from the exons ATGGAGGTTACAGCTCTCTGCTTCAGACTGA TGATGCTCGTATTCTTTCTGCCCAGTGCACATGTTCAGAACAGAG ATGCAGCTTTCCGTATCGTTCCAATCAGACTGCAGTTCTTTGAATACGAGTCGGTCCATTTTCACTGCGAGGGTCTCGATGGCTCCACTCAGCTGAGAGGGATCAGGAACGCAGAGGAGTTTATTTCAGCCTGCAACGAGAGGACGCTGGTGCTATCCGGCACGATTCTAAGAGCCTATCCAGCAGACGCTGGAGAGTACTGGTGTGAgactgaaggaggagagaggagcgacGGTGTCAACATCACCGTCACTG CTGGTTCAGTGATCCTGGAGAGTCCTGTCCTCCCTGTGACGGAGGGAAACGATGTGACTCTGAGCTGCAGGAACAAGACGACTTCCTCCAACCTCACAGCTGATTTCTATAAAGACGGCCTCCTCATCAGGAGCAGCTCTACAGGAGAGATGACCATCCACAGCGTCTCCTGGTCTGATGAAGGACTCTACAAGTGTGACATCTCTGGAGCTGGAGGATCACCAGAGAGCCGGTTAG CACTTCACAGAGAGACGTGTCCCTCCTCAGACCACTTCATACATGTGGTCCTGGTCTTGAGGACTGTGTCCACCATAGTGATggtggctctgctgctgctgctggtgggacTACTGCATTGTGGGAAACTCAGAGTCAAGCAGAAATAA
- the LOC141760469 gene encoding prelamin-A/C-like, with protein sequence MNDAEKEVENLKKEMEDESSSASQSSTTELPIVVEVNQKGNYIRLIKKSPKDQPLGGWTLEMEVNRKIISYTFKPSFKLKSGSKFTMTGRGCFQQYDLCWKDLTPWNSGDSLKFTLISDTGVRHQLNSY encoded by the exons ATGAACGATGCTGAGAAAGAAGTGGAGAACctaaagaaagagatggaggacGAGAGCAGCTCAGCCAGTCAGAGCTCAACCACAGAACTTCCCATTGTTGTTGAGGTCAACCAAAAGGGCAATTATATCCGTCTCATAAAGAAGTCCCCTAAG GACCAACCACTGGGAGGCTGGACGTTAGAAATGGAGGTCAACAGAAAAATCATCTCATACACATTTAAGCCATCATTCAAACTCAAGTCTGGAAGCAAGTTCACT ATGACTGGCCGAGGTTGTTTTCAGCAGTATGACCTGTGTTGGAAGGACTTGACACCCTGGAACTCTGGAGACAGTCTGAAGTTCACCCTCATCAGTGACACTGGCGTCCGACATCAACTCAATTCATACTAA
- the LOC141761257 gene encoding butyrophilin subfamily 3 member A2-like: MIGPPQPIVALVGDDIILPCHLEPAEDVAAMTLEWTRSDLNSIFVFAWRAGKDLVHVKDPSYTGRTSLFTDGLKHGNISLKLSKVKLSDKGRYKCYVPDLSKGSFVELVVGSASYPVITLAGIDKATRGVMIDCRSEGWYPEPEVLWLDGEGNLLSAGPPETVRGPDDLYTVSSRVTVEKRHSNSFTCRLQQKNTNQTREAHISISNDFFNVQSSSSPVTTGLAVETKGAELQQLHEEKKRNENELQSLKEELENKETDSQLNMSAV; this comes from the exons ATGATTGGTCCACCTCAGCCAATAGTAGCATTAGTTGGCGATGACATCATTTTGCCATGCCATCTGGAACCTGCAGAGGATGTTGCTGCCATGACGTTGGAGTGGACGAGATCCGACCTGAATTCTATATTTGTCTTTGCGTGGCGTGCTGGCAAGGACCTCGTACATGTTAAAGATCCATCCTACACAGGAAGAACATCACTGTTCACTGATGGACTGAAGCACGGAAACATTTCACTGAAACTCTCCAAAGTGAAACTTTCTGATAAGGGGAGATACAAATGCTATGTTCCAGACCTGAGTAAAGGATCTTTCGTTGAGCTTGTTGTTG GTTCTGCTTCCTACCCGGTCATAACTTTAGCAGGGATCGATAAGGCCACCAGAGGAGTGATGATAGACTGCAGGTCTGAAGGCTGGTATCCAGAGCCTGAGGTGTTGTGGCTGGACGGTGAGGGgaacctcctctctgctggaccTCCAGAGACAGTCAGAGGTCCTGATGACCTCTATACTGTCAGCAGCAGAGTGACTGTGGAGAAGAGACACagcaacagcttcacctgtagaCTCCAACAGAAGAACACCAACCAGACCAGAGAGGCACACATCTCtatttcaa aTGATTTCTTTAACGTCCAGTCCAGCTCTTCTCCTGTCACAACTGGTTTAGCT GTAGAAACTAAAGgagctgagctgcagcagctccatgaagagaagaagaggaacgaGAACGAGCTGCAGAGCCTGAAGGAAGAGCTGGAGAACAAAGAG ACAGACTCTCAACTCAACATGTCTGCTGTTTGA